One segment of Brassica napus cultivar Da-Ae chromosome C3, Da-Ae, whole genome shotgun sequence DNA contains the following:
- the LOC106388651 gene encoding CSC1-like protein HYP1, which translates to MILSALLTSVGINLGLCFLFFTLYSILRKQPGNVTVYGPRLIQDGRSQEETNAFNLERLLPTAGWVRRALEPTNEDILSNLGLDALVFIRVLVFSIRVFSFASVVGIFILLPVNYMGTEFEEFFDLPKKSLDSFSISNVNDGSNKLWIHFSAIYIFTAVVCYLLYCEHKYLSSKRIDHFYSSKPQPHEFTVLVSGVPVVSGNSISETVESFFREYHSSTYLSHVVVHRTDKLKALMNDAEKLYKKLTRVKSGSISRQKSMRDGFLGMFGKKVDVVDHYEKKLEKLEDDMRLKQSLLAGEEVPAAFVSFRTRHGAAIATNIQQGIDPTQWLTEPAPEPQDVHWPFFTASFVRRWISNVVVFVAFVALIILYVIPVVLVQGLANLHQLETWFPFLKSILNIKVVSQVITGYLPSLIYQLFLMIVPPIMLLLSSMQGYISHSQIEKSACIKLLVFTIWNSFFANVLSGSALYRVNVFLEPKNIPRVLAAAVPAQASFFISYVVTSGWTGLSSEIFRLVPLIWNFVMKLFGKEDDKEFEVPPTPFCQEITSILFFGLLGTTYFFLSPLILPFLLVYFCLGYVIYRNQLLNVYAAKYETGGKFWPIVHNSTIFSLVLMHVIAIGIFGLKELPLASSLTIPLPILTVLFSIYCQRRFLANFKSYPTECLVNKDKADAREQNKSEFYAKLVVAYRDPAVSASRYARGISLEDPPLLRSNQG; encoded by the exons ATGATTCTGTCAGCACTTTTAACTTCAGTGGGAATCAATCTTGGCCTCTGTTTCCTCTTCTTCACTTTGTATTCAATACTGAGAAAGCAGCCTGGTAATGTCACCGTCTACGGTCCACGGCTTATTCAAGATGGCAGATCTCAGGAGGAGACAAATGCCTTCAACCTTGAGAGGCTTTTGCCTACAGCTGGTTGGGTCAGAAGAGCTTTAGAACCTACCAACGAAGACATCCTCTCCAATCTTGGCTTAGATGCTTTGGTCTTCATTCGTGTGCTTGTCTTCAG TATACGAGTGTTTAGCTTTGCTTCTGTGGTTGGGATCTTCATCCTTCTTCCAGTGAACTATATGGGAACCGAGTTTGAAGAGTTCTTTGATCTTCCAAAGAAGTCTCTTGATTCCTTCAGCATCTCTAATGTTAACGACGGATCAAATAA GCTGTGGATTCACTTTTCAGCAATATACATCTTCACAGCGGTTGTTTGCTATCTCCTTTACTGT GAGCACAAGTACCTTTCATCTAAGCGGATTGATCATTTTTATTCATCCAAGCCTCAGCCACATGAATTCACCGTTCTTGTCAGTGGCGTCCCTGTTGTGTCTGGAAACAGCATAAGTGAAACAGTGGAAAGCTTTTTCAGGGAGTATCATTCTTCCACCTATCTTTCTCACGTCGTTGTTCATCGGACAGACAAGTTAAAGGCTCTCATG AATGATGCTGAGAAGCTATACAAGAAACTTACTCGAGTGAAATCCGGAAGCATATCTCGTCAAAAGTCTATGCGGGATGGGTTCTTAGGGATGTTTGGGAAGAAAGTTGATGTGGTTGACCATTACGAAAAGAAGCTTGAGAAGTTAGAAGACGACATGAGATTGAAACAGTCTTTATTAGCCGGAGAG gaAGTTCCAGCCGCTTTCGTTTCCTTTAGGACAAGACACGGTGCTGCAATAGCAACAAACATCCAGCAAGGAATAGATCCAACACAATGGCTAACTGAGCCGGCCCCAGAGCCTCAAGATGTTCATTGGCCATTTTTCACCGCATCGTTCGTGAGAAGATGGATCTCTAACGTGGTGGTATTCGTGGCTTTCGTAGCTCTGATAATCCTATACGTTATCCCTGTTGTGTTGGTTCAAGGTCTTGCTAATCTGCACCAGTTAGAAACATGGTTCCCTTTCCTGAAAAGCATACTCAATAT AAAAGTTGTGAGTCAAGTGATTACTGGATATCTTCCGAGTCTAATTTACCAGCTCTTCCTTATGATAGTACCACCCATTATGCTTCTACTTTCCTCAATGCAAGGATACATTTCTCATAGCCAGATAGAGAAATCTGCTTGTATCAAGCTTCTAGTCTTTACTATATGGAACAGTTTCTTTGCAAATGTACTGTCTGGATCTGCTCTTTATCGTGTAAACGTGTTCCTTGAGCCTAAGAACATTCCCCGTGTGCTTGCTGCTGCTGTTCCAGCTCAG GCATCTTTTTTTATATCTTATGTTGTGACCTCTGGATGGACTGGTTTATCATCAGAGATCTTCCGTTTAGTTCCTCTTATCTGGAATTTTGTGATGAAACTTTTCGGTAAGGAAGATGACAAAGAGTTTGAGGTCCCTCCTACTCCCTTCTGCCAAGAAATCACAAGTATTCTCTTCTTTGGACTTCTGGGTACAACTTACTTCTTCCTTTCGCCATTGATACTGCCCTTCTTGTTGGTCTACTTTTGTCTTGGATATGTCATCTACCGCAACCAG CTTCTAAACGTATATGCGGCAAAGTATGAAACTGGTGGAAAGTTCTGGCCAATAGTGCACAACTCCACTATCTTCTCTTTGGTCCTGATGCACGTTATTGCAATCGGAATATTTGGACTTAAAGAGCTTCCATTGGCATCTTCTTTGACAATCCCCCTTCCGATTCTCACCGTTCTTTTCAGCATATACTGCCAGAGACGTTTCTTAGCGAATTTCAAATCTTATCCTACCGAG TGTCTGGTAAACAAAGACAAAGCAGATGCGAGAGAGCAGAACAAGTCTGAATTCTATGCGAAACTCGTTGTCGCGTATAGAGACCCTGCTGTTTCGGCATCGCGGTATGCTCGGGGCATCTCACTTGAAGATCCTCCACTTCTCCGTTCAAATCAAGGCTGA
- the LOC106388654 gene encoding uncharacterized protein LOC106388654 produces MTPPPGLYSGTSTLALVARASAFGLGLIYGNVKLKALKIKKNSQIKAEAKAHH; encoded by the exons ATGACGCCGCCTCCAGGTCTTTACTCCGGTACCAGCACTCTTGCTCTG GTGGCCCGTGCTTCAGCTTTCGGGCTGGGTCTCATCTACGGGAACGTCAAGCTCAAGGCTTTGAAG ATTAAGAAGAACTCACAGATTAAAGCAGAAGCCAAGGCTCATCACTAA
- the LOC106388649 gene encoding wall-associated receptor kinase-like 10: MSHESIFSLLILLTILLLMNFDSASSSCRKKCGTVEIPFPFGIGKGCYFNEWYAIKCVNNKTTFLSVARKEVVYISLPVEYRIQGFDSYGSVYIKNPITSKGCSSNDEEDVSLLDLTDSPFYVSYKNTLIAVGCNMRASLETAETSMVGCTSTCGTTTQQLSPTPIQNYLAYASCKVKKWKTGVQSSRCDAGSTENQTVCNGIGCCQASMPDELQQLVGVTIDDNTTTSGGCKVALLTDDPFIFEDISDPRHLHVKGYSTVELGWFIHTTNYSFIGSLGCVITDKFNSTQPSYRRNCTCSYLADINYYASCACNKGYRGNPYVPGGCKDIDECQENKITKGHELCSSGSTCVNHQGYYTCVPPKTRPIAIGIVIGFVILISIGGLYWLYKLFKRQRRINRKKKFFKRNGGLLLQQQLISTEGNVEQTKIFSSKELEKATENFSINRVLGQGGQGTVYKGMLVDGRIVAVKKSKVVDEDKLEEFINEVVILSQINHRNIVKLFGCCLETQVPVLVYEFIPNGNLFEHLHDELDDDTMTTWEVRLRIATDVAGALSYLHSAASFPIYHRDIKSTNIMLDEKCRAKVSDFGTSRSVTVDHTHLTTVVSGTVGYVDPEYFQSSQFTDKSDVYSFGVVLVELITGAKAISYMRSEENRTLATYFILAMKEDRLEEIIDARIKEQCKLEQVRVAAKLARKCLNLKGKKRPSMREVSMELEKLRSLHGHPQPQVHVIESDEEDEIMEVNIGIESWNNVNVAVTDNVASSFLDVEPLFPRQTW; encoded by the exons ATGAGCCATGAGAGTATCTTTTCCCTCTTGATCCTCCTCACCATACTCCTTTTGATGAACTTTGATTCCGCCTCGAGCTCTTGTAGAAAAAAATGTGGCACAGTGGAGATCCCCTTCCCATTTGGAATCGGAAAGGGTTGCTATTTCAACGAATGGTACGCAATCAAATGTgttaataataaaactaccTTCCTCTCTGTTGCTAGAAAAGAAGTTGTGTATATCTCCCTTCCGGTTGAATACCGCATTCAAGGTTTTGATTCATACGGGTCAGTTTATATCAAGAACCCTATAACTTCAAAAGGATGTTCCAGCAACGACGAGGAAGATGTATCACTTTTAGATCTGACGGACAGCCCTTTTTACGTCAGCTACAAGAATACCCTTATTGCTGTTGGTTGCAACATGAGGGCATCGTTAGAAACTGCTGAGACAAGCATGGTGGGATGCACCTCTACTTGCGGCACAACAACACAACAGCTCTCGCCTACGCCCATTCAAAACTATCTCGCCTACGCTAGTTGTAAAGTCAAGAAATGGAAAACAGGCGTGCAATCCTCTCGCTGTGATGCAGGAAGCACTGAGAATCAAACTGTCTGCAACGGTATTGGATGCTGCCAGGCAAGTATGCCGGACGAGCTTCAACAGCTCGTTGGCGTGACAATAGATGACAATACCACAACTTCAGGAGGGTGCAAAGTTGCCTTATTAACGGACGACCCATTCATTTTCGAAGACATATCTGATCCGAGACATCTTCATGTTAAAGGATATTCTACGGTTGAGTTAGGATGGTTCATTCATACAACCAACTATTCCTTCATAGGCTCCTTGGGATGCGTTATAACAGATAAATTCAATAGTACTCAACCCTCTTACAGAAGAAACTGTACATGCAGCTATTTAGCCGATATTAATTACTATGCAAGTTGTGCGTGCAACAAGGGTTATAGAGGCAACCCATATGTTCCCGGCGGATGCAAAG ATATTGATGAATGCCAAGAAAATAAGATTACTAAAGGTCATGAGCTCTGTTCGTCGGGGTCCACTTGTGTTAATCATCAAGGATACTATACTTGCGTACCTCCAAAGACTAGGCCAATTGCTATAG GGATTGTTATTGGCTTCGTAATATTGATATCAATTGGTGGACTGTATTGGCTATACAAGTTATTTAAAAGACAAAGGAGGATCAACCGCAAAAAGAAGTTTTTCAAGCGAAATGGAGGTttgttgttacaacaacaatTGATTTCAACGGAAGGCAATGTGgagcaaacaaaaatattcagCTCGAAAGAGTTGGAGAAAGCCacagaaaattttagcataaacAGGGTACTTGGACAAGGTGGTCAAGGTACTGTGTACAAGGGAATGTTGGTAGACGGTAGAATCGTGGCAGTCAAGAAATCAAAAGTTGTCGACGAAGACAAACTTGAAGAGTTCATCAATGAAGTTGTCATTCTATCACAAATCAACCATAGGAACATTGTCAAACTCTTCGGTTGTTGTCTTGAGACACAAGTACCGGTTTTGGTTTACGAGTTTATTCCTAATGGTAATCTTTTTGAACATCTTCACGATGAGCTTGACGACGACACAATGACTACTTGGGAAGTGCGTTTACGCATTGCAACAGATGTCGCTGGAGCTCTTTCGTATTTGCATTCGGCTGCATCATTCCCTATTTATCACAGAGACATTAAATCTACAAACATAATGTTGGATGAGAAATGTCGAGCCAAGGTGTCTGATTTCGGCACTTCAAGGTCAGTAACGGTGGATCATACACACCTAACAACAGTGGTTTCAGGTACTGTAGGATATGTGGATCCAGAGTACTTTCAATCTAGCCAGTTCACGGACAAGAGTGATGTGTATAGTTTTGGAGTTGTGCTAGTGGAGCTCATCACTGGAGCAAAGGCAATTTCTTATATGCGGTCTGAAGAAAATAGGACATTGGCAACTTATTTCATCCTCGCAATGAAAGAGGATAGACTCGAAGAAATCATCGATGCTCGAATCAAAGAGCAGTGCAAGTTGGAACAAGTTAGGGTGGCAGCAAAACTCGCAAGGAAATGTTTGAACCTCAAAGGTAAAAAACGACCAAGCATGAGAGAAGTGTCGATGGAATTGGAGAAGCTTCGGTCATTGCATGGACATCCTCAACCACAAGTCCATGTTATTGAAAGCGATGAAGAGGATGAAATCATGGAAGTGAACATAGGCATTGAATCGTGGAACAATGTTAACGTAGCTGTTACTGACAATGTTGCATCTTCATTCTTAGATGTTGAACCACTGTTTCCTCGTCAAACATGGTag
- the LOC106388653 gene encoding cystathionine gamma-synthase 1, chloroplastic, with protein MAVSSFQCPTIFSIPSFQCRSDPDLAGSPIGGSSRRRFNATAGMSSPFTCGGRMSSTILRFPPNFVRQLSIKARRNCSNIGVAQIVAAKWSNNPASGLPPAAAAAASSASAAASAPAAAVPPVALNGVDEEVAAAEGIREIGSVQLKDSIPSFLSSDGSLAVHAGERLGRGIVTDAITTPVVNTSAYHFKNTAELLDFKEKRSVSFEYGRYGNPTTIVLEDKISALEGAESTLVMASGMCASTVMILALVPAGGHIVTTTDCYRKTRIFMETFLPKMGISVTVIDPADIAGLEAAVNKYQVSLFFTESPTNPFLRCVDIELVSEICHKRGTLVCIDGTFATPLNQKALAFGADLVVHSLTKYIGGHNDVLGGCICGPLKVVSEIRNLHHVMGGTLNPNAAYLIIRGMKTMHLRVQQQNSTASRMAEILEAHPKVSHVYYPGLANHPEHHIAKRQMTGFGGVVSFEIDGDIERTIKFVDSLKIPYIAPSFGGCESIVDQPAIMSYWDLAPEERLKYGIKDNLVRFSFGVEDFEDVKADVLQALEAI; from the exons atggCCGTCTCGTCGTTCCAGTGCCCTACGATCTTCTCCATCCCCAGCTTCCAATGCCGTTCCGATCCAGATCTCGCCGGCTCCCCCATCGGAGGATCATCTCGCCGCCGTTTCAACGCCACCGCCGGTATGTCGTCGCCGTTCACCTGCGGCGGTCGCATGTCCTCAACGATCTTGAGGTTTCCTCCCAATTTCGTCCGCCAGCTGAGCATCAAAGCCCGCAGAAACTGCAGCAACATCGGCGTCGCGCAGATCGTGGCTGCTAAGTGGTCCAACAACCCCGCCTCCGGGTTACcaccggcggcggcggcggcagcATCGTCTGCTTCCGCCGCCGCCTCAGCCCCTGCGGCTGCCGTTCCTCCCGTGGCGCTGAATGGCGTTGACGAGGAGGTTGCGGCGGCCGAGGGGATTAGGGAGATAGGTAGTGTACAGTTGAAGGATTCGATACCCTCATTTTTGAGCTCCGATGGGAGCCTCGCTGTTCATGCTG GTGAAAGATTAGGTCGTGGTATAGTCACCGATGCTATTACCACTCCTGTGGTCAACACGTCTGCCTACCATTTCAAGAACACTGCTGAGCTTCTTGACTTCAAG GAGAAACGGAGTGTCAGTTTCGAGTATGGTCGTTATGGAAACCCTACCACTATCGTTCTTGAGGATAAGATAAG TGCACTTGAAGGTGCTGAATCAACCTTGGTTATGGCTTCTGGGATGTGTGCGAGCACTGTTATGATTTTGGCTTTGGTTCCTGCTGGTGGCCACATTGTGACTACTACAGATTGTTACAGGAAGACTAGAATCTTCATGGAGACTTTTCTTCCCAAGATGGGGATCTCT GTCACTGTGATTGATCCTGCTGATATCGCGGGTCTTGAAGCTGCTGTGAATAAGTACCAA GTTTCTCTGTTCTTCACTGAGTCACCGACAAACCCATTCCTTAGGTGTGTCGACATTGAGCTAGTTTCAGAAATATGCCACAAAAGGGGAACTCTTGTTTGCATCGATGGCACCTTTGCAACACCTCTGAATCAGAAAGCCCTTGCTTTTGGTGCTGATCTTGTCGTGCACTCTCTTACAAAGTACATCGGAGGACACAATGAT GTTCTTGGTGGATGCATCTGTGGCCCACTGAAGGTGGTTTCAGAAATTCGCAATCTGCATCATGTGATGGGAGGCACACTTAACCCG AACGCAGCGTACCTAATCATCCGAGGCATGAAGACAATGCATCTTCGTGTACAGCAACAGAATTCAACTGCCTCAAGGATGGCCGAAATTTTAGAGGCACATCCTAAG GTGAGTCATGTATACTATCCAGGCCTTGCAAATCATCCCGAGCATCACATTGCCAAGCGACAAATGACTGGTTTTGGAGGTGTAGTCAGTTTCGAG ATTGATGGAGACATTGAAAGAACGATAAAGTTTGTGGACTCTCTCAAGATTCCTTACATCGCACCATCTTTTGGTGGCTGCGAAAGCATCGTGGACCAACCGGCCATCATGTCTTACTG GGATCTGGCACCGGAGGAGAGGCTAAAGTATGGAATCAAAGACAATTTGGTACGTTTCAGCTTTGGAGTTGAAGACTTTGAAGATGTCAAAGCTGACGTTCTTCAAGCTCTCGAAGCCATCTGA
- the LOC106388652 gene encoding SNF1-related protein kinase catalytic subunit alpha KIN10-like isoform X3, which yields MDGSGGRGGVESILQNYKLGRVLGIGSFGKVKIAEHTLTGHNVAIKIISRRRIKNMEMEEKVRREIKIMSLFMHPHIIRLYEVIETTTDIYLVMEYVNSGELFDYIAEKGRLQEDEARKFFQQIISGVEYCHRNMVVHRDLKPENLLLESKCNVKIADFGLSNVMRDGHFLKTSCGSPNYAAPEVISGKLYAGPEVDVWSCGVILYALLCGTLPFDDENLSNLYKKIKGGIYTLPSHLSAGARDLIPKMLVVDPLKRVTIPEIRQHHWFQPNLPSYLAVPPPDTAQQAKKIDEEILQEVINVGFDRNHLIVSLRNRIQNDGTVTYYLILDNRFRGFGGYLRAGFQETMDGTSRMHPAESVASHVRLPGLMELQGVGLRSQYPVERNWALGLQRS from the exons ATGGATGGATCAGGTGGTAGAGGTGGTGTGGAATCGATTCTACAAAATTACAAGCTCGGGAGGGTTCTCGGTATCGGCTCCTTTGGTAAGGTGAAGATAGCTGAGCACACTTTGACAGGACATAATGTTGCCATCAAGATCATCAGTCGTCGCAGAATCAAGAACATGGAGATGGAGGAAAAAG TGAGGAGAGAGATCAAAATCATGAGTCTCTTTATGCATCCTCACATCATCCGTCTCTATGAGGTCATAGAGACTACCACAGATATTTATCTTGTCATGGAGTATGTGAACTCTGGTGAGCTATTTGACTATATCGCAGAGAAGGGTAGACTACAGGAGGACGAGGCCAGAAAGTTTTTTCAGCAg ATAATATCGGGAGTGGAGTATTGCCATCGGAATATGGTAGTTCACAGAGACCTTAAGCCTGAAAACTTGCTTTTAGAATCCAAATGCAATGTAAAGATTGCTGATTTTGGCCTGAGCAACGTTATGCGAGATGGCCATTTTTTGAAGACAAGCTGTGGAAGTCCAAACTACGCTGCTCCAGAG GTCATTTCTGGAAAATTATATGCTGGCCCTGAAGTAGACGTCTGGAGCTGTGGTGTGATACTCTACGCTCTTCTTTGTGGGACTCTTCCGTTCGATGATGAGAACCTTTCCAACCTTTATAAGAAGATAAAG GGAGGGATATATACACTACCTAGCCATTTATCTGCTGGTGCTAGAGATTTGATCCCCAAGATGCTCGTGGTAGACCCCCTCAAAAGAGTAACCATTCCTGAGATCCGGCAACACCATTGGTTCCAACCTAATCTTCCTAGCTATTTAGCTGTTCCTCCTCCAGATACGGCGCAGCAGGCCAAGAAG ATTGATGAGGAGATTCTGCAAGAAGTTATCAATGTGGGATTTGACAGAAACCACCTCATTGTGTCTCTCCGCAACCGGATCCAGAATGAT GGCACTGTGACATACTATCTGATCCTGGACAACCGGTTCCGTGGCTTTGGTGGTTATCTCAGGGCCGGGTTTCAAGAGACTATG GATGGTACTTCGCGTATGCATCCAGCAGAAAGCGTAGCTTCACACGTTAGGCTTCCAGGACTGATGGAACTCCAAGGAGTTGGCTTGAGATCTCAGTACCCTGTTGAGAGAAATTGGGCTCTTGGACTTCAG AGGTCCTGA
- the LOC106388652 gene encoding SNF1-related protein kinase catalytic subunit alpha KIN10-like isoform X1 translates to MDGSGGRGGVESILQNYKLGRVLGIGSFGKVKIAEHTLTGHNVAIKIISRRRIKNMEMEEKVRREIKIMSLFMHPHIIRLYEVIETTTDIYLVMEYVNSGELFDYIAEKGRLQEDEARKFFQQIISGVEYCHRNMVVHRDLKPENLLLESKCNVKIADFGLSNVMRDGHFLKTSCGSPNYAAPEVISGKLYAGPEVDVWSCGVILYALLCGTLPFDDENLSNLYKKIKGGIYTLPSHLSAGARDLIPKMLVVDPLKRVTIPEIRQHHWFQPNLPSYLAVPPPDTAQQAKKIDEEILQEVINVGFDRNHLIVSLRNRIQNDGTVTYYLILDNRFRGFGGYLRAGFQETMDGTSRMHPAESVASHVRLPGLMELQGVGLRSQYPVERNWALGLQSRAHPREIMTEVLKALQDLNVRWKKMGPYNIKCRWVPNNAGGMLSNSMHDNSYLGHDSSMIENDAVVMSPNVVKFETQLYKTQDGKYLLDLQRVHGAQFLFLELCAAFLTQLRVL, encoded by the exons ATGGATGGATCAGGTGGTAGAGGTGGTGTGGAATCGATTCTACAAAATTACAAGCTCGGGAGGGTTCTCGGTATCGGCTCCTTTGGTAAGGTGAAGATAGCTGAGCACACTTTGACAGGACATAATGTTGCCATCAAGATCATCAGTCGTCGCAGAATCAAGAACATGGAGATGGAGGAAAAAG TGAGGAGAGAGATCAAAATCATGAGTCTCTTTATGCATCCTCACATCATCCGTCTCTATGAGGTCATAGAGACTACCACAGATATTTATCTTGTCATGGAGTATGTGAACTCTGGTGAGCTATTTGACTATATCGCAGAGAAGGGTAGACTACAGGAGGACGAGGCCAGAAAGTTTTTTCAGCAg ATAATATCGGGAGTGGAGTATTGCCATCGGAATATGGTAGTTCACAGAGACCTTAAGCCTGAAAACTTGCTTTTAGAATCCAAATGCAATGTAAAGATTGCTGATTTTGGCCTGAGCAACGTTATGCGAGATGGCCATTTTTTGAAGACAAGCTGTGGAAGTCCAAACTACGCTGCTCCAGAG GTCATTTCTGGAAAATTATATGCTGGCCCTGAAGTAGACGTCTGGAGCTGTGGTGTGATACTCTACGCTCTTCTTTGTGGGACTCTTCCGTTCGATGATGAGAACCTTTCCAACCTTTATAAGAAGATAAAG GGAGGGATATATACACTACCTAGCCATTTATCTGCTGGTGCTAGAGATTTGATCCCCAAGATGCTCGTGGTAGACCCCCTCAAAAGAGTAACCATTCCTGAGATCCGGCAACACCATTGGTTCCAACCTAATCTTCCTAGCTATTTAGCTGTTCCTCCTCCAGATACGGCGCAGCAGGCCAAGAAG ATTGATGAGGAGATTCTGCAAGAAGTTATCAATGTGGGATTTGACAGAAACCACCTCATTGTGTCTCTCCGCAACCGGATCCAGAATGAT GGCACTGTGACATACTATCTGATCCTGGACAACCGGTTCCGTGGCTTTGGTGGTTATCTCAGGGCCGGGTTTCAAGAGACTATG GATGGTACTTCGCGTATGCATCCAGCAGAAAGCGTAGCTTCACACGTTAGGCTTCCAGGACTGATGGAACTCCAAGGAGTTGGCTTGAGATCTCAGTACCCTGTTGAGAGAAATTGGGCTCTTGGACTTCAG TCTAGGGCTCATCCGCGTGAAATAATGACAGAGGTCCTGAAAGCCCTGCAAGATTTGAATGTTCGTTGGAAGAAGATGGGGCCCTACAACATCAAGTGCAGATGGGTTCCTAACAACGCAGGTGGAATGCTCAGTAACTCGATGCACGATAACAGCTACTTGGGACATGACTCCAGCATGATAGAGAACGACGCAGTTGTTATGTCTCCTAATGTTGTCAAGTTTGAAACTCAG TTGTATAAAACTCAGGACGGCAAGTATCTGCTGGATCTTCAGAGGGTACATGGAGCTCAGTTTCTGTTCTTGGAGCTATGTGCTGCTTTTCTTACTCAGCTCCGAGTCCTCTGA
- the LOC106388652 gene encoding SNF1-related protein kinase catalytic subunit alpha KIN10-like isoform X2 → MDGSGGRGGVESILQNYKLGRVLGIGSFGKVKIAEHTLTGHNVAIKIISRRRIKNMEMEEKVRREIKIMSLFMHPHIIRLYEVIETTTDIYLVMEYVNSGELFDYIAEKGRLQEDEARKFFQQIISGVEYCHRNMVVHRDLKPENLLLESKCNVKIADFGLSNVMRDGHFLKTSCGSPNYAAPEVISGKLYAGPEVDVWSCGVILYALLCGTLPFDDENLSNLYKKIKGGIYTLPSHLSAGARDLIPKMLVVDPLKRVTIPEIRQHHWFQPNLPSYLAVPPPDTAQQAKKIDEEILQEVINVGFDRNHLIVSLRNRIQNDGTVTYYLILDNRFRGFGGYLRAGFQETMDGTSRMHPAESVASHVRLPGLMELQGVGLRSQYPVERNWALGLQLIQTV, encoded by the exons ATGGATGGATCAGGTGGTAGAGGTGGTGTGGAATCGATTCTACAAAATTACAAGCTCGGGAGGGTTCTCGGTATCGGCTCCTTTGGTAAGGTGAAGATAGCTGAGCACACTTTGACAGGACATAATGTTGCCATCAAGATCATCAGTCGTCGCAGAATCAAGAACATGGAGATGGAGGAAAAAG TGAGGAGAGAGATCAAAATCATGAGTCTCTTTATGCATCCTCACATCATCCGTCTCTATGAGGTCATAGAGACTACCACAGATATTTATCTTGTCATGGAGTATGTGAACTCTGGTGAGCTATTTGACTATATCGCAGAGAAGGGTAGACTACAGGAGGACGAGGCCAGAAAGTTTTTTCAGCAg ATAATATCGGGAGTGGAGTATTGCCATCGGAATATGGTAGTTCACAGAGACCTTAAGCCTGAAAACTTGCTTTTAGAATCCAAATGCAATGTAAAGATTGCTGATTTTGGCCTGAGCAACGTTATGCGAGATGGCCATTTTTTGAAGACAAGCTGTGGAAGTCCAAACTACGCTGCTCCAGAG GTCATTTCTGGAAAATTATATGCTGGCCCTGAAGTAGACGTCTGGAGCTGTGGTGTGATACTCTACGCTCTTCTTTGTGGGACTCTTCCGTTCGATGATGAGAACCTTTCCAACCTTTATAAGAAGATAAAG GGAGGGATATATACACTACCTAGCCATTTATCTGCTGGTGCTAGAGATTTGATCCCCAAGATGCTCGTGGTAGACCCCCTCAAAAGAGTAACCATTCCTGAGATCCGGCAACACCATTGGTTCCAACCTAATCTTCCTAGCTATTTAGCTGTTCCTCCTCCAGATACGGCGCAGCAGGCCAAGAAG ATTGATGAGGAGATTCTGCAAGAAGTTATCAATGTGGGATTTGACAGAAACCACCTCATTGTGTCTCTCCGCAACCGGATCCAGAATGAT GGCACTGTGACATACTATCTGATCCTGGACAACCGGTTCCGTGGCTTTGGTGGTTATCTCAGGGCCGGGTTTCAAGAGACTATG GATGGTACTTCGCGTATGCATCCAGCAGAAAGCGTAGCTTCACACGTTAGGCTTCCAGGACTGATGGAACTCCAAGGAGTTGGCTTGAGATCTCAGTACCCTGTTGAGAGAAATTGGGCTCTTGGACTTCAG TTGATACAAACAGTCTAG